ATGACCTACTGTCAAGAAACTCTGGAGACATTAACCTGGGGTATCCATCCCTGGTCCTCTATATCCGAATGGTGCAAAACAGTCAAATGTGTCTCCAAGAGGAGGCCACTCACatgagaaagcaggaaagagcttCAGCATCAGGACTTAGGGGAATGTGCCTCCGGGCCAGGGACTTGAAGCACTGCCAACATCGGAAATTCTGGTAAACACTCTTGGGGTTCCAGGAGTCATCCTTGGACTGGGTGGAGGGAGGACCTCTCTCCATGGAGGCCCCCTGTGGCCTGAAGAAAGCATTCCCTGGAGGGATCCTGGGGGCCAACTGGGCAGCTGGTGGTGGAGCTTGAGGAGGAAGGCCTGGGGTCCAGCCTCCCTCAGCAGACTGGGTGCACCCCACAGCTGAGGCTGGGATCAAGGGCTTCAGAGCAGAGGCCCTCAAGGTCCCAGGAGGGGCATGCTGAGCACCCCCACAGAGGATCCTTGGGTCACTTGAAGTGTGGGGCAtctgaggaaggacaaagggGTGAGTAGGAGGGGTCTCTGCTGGTCCCCCTAGTTTTCTGATTTGAATAATGATCTTCTCAGCTCCAGTCCCACTGGGGACAAGGCCCCCCTTTCCTGTCACCAACTGTGGCCTGGGGAAAGCAGGcggctgcagagagctgccaggaaggaaagatgggggtaggtgctgcccccagggaggtgggggtggtgggccaGGAATGGGTGAAGGGATTGGCAGGGCAGTGCCAGGATACAGGGAGACTCCAGAGTTCATGGTCTTGTCCGGTCCCAGCACTGGAGAGGCTGTAGAGACAAGGAAATGGGTGGATTTAGAGGCCACAATGGCAACACtcttgaggctctcaggagctgtCCTTTACTCCTTAGGAAATTGAGAGCTGGAAaagtgcttattaaaaatttcttcgcCTACGCAGCTCTGGAACTACCCAGACATAACTAAGATAGTTTTCTCTTAATCCAATCTTAATAGTTACTCTTTGTTCTTAGCTCCCAAAAGGACATTAACCAGACCTTCCCAGTTCTGCATAGgggaataagaagaataaaatatcgACTGAAGGCAAAACCAGAGAATAGCATCAAAAGCACCGATATCTGAATCTAAACTGTCACTGATAAATCACTGACTTCAACAACAGTTTCGAGTTTAACGTGCTTGAGGCAACACAGGACTGGGAAATTGCAGgtaccctcctcacaagacccctggaaGTCCTAAAGTCATCACTTGCTTCTTGTTTttgacttgcttttcttttcacctCTCCCCCGGTTTTTTCCCTATACAAATTCAagttcc
This genomic stretch from Dasypus novemcinctus isolate mDasNov1 chromosome 21, mDasNov1.1.hap2, whole genome shotgun sequence harbors:
- the LOC101418476 gene encoding NUT family member 2G-like, producing the protein MNSGVSLYPGTALPIPSPIPGPPPPPPWGQHLPPSFLPGSSLQPPAFPRPQLVTGKGGLVPSGTGAEKIIIQIRKLGGPAETPPTHPFVLPQMPHTSSDPRILCGGAQHAPPGTLRASALKPLIPASAVGCTQSAEGGWTPGLPPQAPPPAAQLAPRIPPGNAFFRPQGASMERGPPSTQSKDDSWNPKSVYQNFRCWQCFKSLARRHIPLSPDAEALSCFLIPVLRSLARRKPTMSLDEGLQRAVQEWQHTSNFDRMIYYEMAAK